From the Brassica napus cultivar Da-Ae chromosome A8, Da-Ae, whole genome shotgun sequence genome, one window contains:
- the LOC106351377 gene encoding CLAVATA3/ESR (CLE)-related protein 11, with product MKKHPKPCSFLFHISLLSVMFVFLLVSFAFTTSYTRKSGIGLSHKRILASNFDFTPFIKIKDRTQRQRRSQSLAGEETGSLYNDEERLVPSGPNPLHH from the coding sequence ATGAAGAAACACCCTAAGCCGTGTAGTTTCCTCTTCCACATCTCTCTACTCTCTGTGATGTTCGtctttcttcttgtttcttttgcATTTACAACCTCGTACACGCGTAAATCAGGCATTGGTCTCAGTCATAAGAGAATTCTAGCAAGTAATTTTGACTTTACACCGTTTATCAAGATCAAAGATCGAACTCAACGTCAACGTCGAAGTCAAAGCCTGGCCGGAGAAGAAACCGGTTCTTTGTATAACGATGAGGAACGGCTAGTACCTAGCGGTCCAAACCCTTTGCATCACTAG
- the LOC106381323 gene encoding transcription factor MYBS1-like codes for MPTTRLTQRREKKKNRESERVKRLKQNLMESVAVTWSREEEKSFENAIAMHCVEEEITEDQWMKMASMVPTKSLQEVKNHYQMLLEDVKAIESGQVPLPRYQRTGEEAAATSPANRDCHSSGGGGSTEKKPNHGVSGISSSNGGGRSSSKLEQERKKGIPWTQEEHRLFLLGLEKFGKGDWRSISRNYVITRTPTQVASHAQKYFIRLNSMNRDRRRSSIHDITSVNNQAPAVTGQQQQQQQVVKHRPAQPQPQPQHHTMAGLGMYGGAPVGQPIIAPPDHMGSAVGTPVMLPPPMGTHHHIGVAPYAVPSYPVPPLPQQHPAPSTMH; via the exons ATGCCCACCACACGATTAAcccaaagaagagagaaaaaaaaaaacagagagagtgagagagtaAAGAGATTGAAGCAGAATCTAATGGAGAGTGTGGCAGTGACATGGagcagagaagaagagaaatcaTTCGAGAACGCAATTGCTATGCATTGCGTAGAAGAGGAGATAACAGAGGATCAATGGATGAAAATGGCGTCAATGGTTCCAACCAAATCATTACAAGAAGTCAAGAATCATTACCAAATGCTTTTAGAAGATGTCAAGGCAATCGAGAGTGGACAAGTCCCATTGCCTCGCTATCAAAGAACAGGCGAGGAAGCTGCAGCAACTTCTCCGGCGAACAGAGACTGTCATTCCTCCGGCGGAGGCGGATCAACGGAGAAGAAACCAAACCATGGAGTCTCCGGGATAAGTAGCTCCAATGGCGGCGGAAGAAGTAGTTCCAAACTTGAACAAGAGAGGAAGAAAGGGATcccatggacacaagaagagcatcg GTTGTTTCTTTTGGGTTTGGAAAAATTTGGGAAAGGAGATTGGAGAAGCATCTCAAGGAACTATGTGATCACAAGAACACCAACTCAAGTGGCAAGTCATGCTCAAAAATACTTCATCCGGCTTAACTCAATGAACCGAGATCGAAGAAGGTCTAGCATTCACGACATCACTTCTGTGAACAATCAAGCTCCCGCGGTTAcaggacaacaacaacaacaacaacaagtggTTAAGCATAGACCAGCTCAGCCTCAGCCTCAGCCACAACATCACACAATGGCTGGATTAGGGATGTATGGTGGTGCACCCGTGGGACAACCTATCATCGCACCGCCTGATCATATGGGTTCAGCTGTGGGAACACCTGTGATGCTTCCACCTCCAATGGGAACTCATCATCATATTGGAGTTGCTCCTTATGCTGTACCTTCTTATCCGGTTCCACCATTACCACAGCAACATCCAGCTCCATCTACTATGCATTGA